A segment of the Ailuropoda melanoleuca isolate Jingjing unplaced genomic scaffold, ASM200744v2 unplaced-scaffold10757, whole genome shotgun sequence genome:
TGGAATCTTAAGGATGGCAGCAGCAATGCGAGTATAGGAACACAGGATCAGCAAGCAGGGTGTCATGACAATAAGAACAGTGCCAACAATTGCATAGATCTCAAACAGTGCTGTGTCTGCACAGACCAGCCTCAGCACAGGTGGGCTGTCACAGAAGAAGTGATTCACCTTGTTGGTGCCACAGAATGGAAAGCTGAAGAGCCACGTGGTCTGCACAGTAGCTACGGGAAAGCCTGGAAACCAGGAGGCAAGAGCCAGTTTGGCACGTGTCCTTTGGTTCATGATGACTGGGTAGTGCAAGGGACTGCAGATGGCTACATAGCGGTCATATGCCATGGTGGCCAGGAGGAAGCATTCATCAACTccaaagaagaaggagaaatacatCTGTGTGGCACAGCCAAGGAAGGAGATGGCTGTGTCCCAGGCAAGCAGGGTCCCCAGCATCTTGGGCACAACGGCTAGTTTGAGGCCAATCTCTAAGAAGGACAAGTTcctgaggaagaagtacatgggacTGTGCAGCATGGGGTCAGCCAAGGTAACCAGAATGATGAGGCTGTTTCCCATCAGGGTGACCAGGTAGATGATTAGAAATGTCAGGAAGAGCAATGACTGTATTTCAGTAGGTAGGGAAGAGAAGCTCATGAGGAAAAACTCCTCAACTCTTGTCCAGTTTCCTCCAGCCATAGACGTACAAATGAATCCCCAGCTGTGGTCATGGAGAGAGACTCTTGATTGGAAGAGTCAGACTCTGGATTTGGTTTTCAGACTCTTTTTTAGTGTCAGGAGAAGAGGCAAGG
Coding sequences within it:
- the LOC100481396 gene encoding olfactory receptor 10A5; translated protein: MAGGNWTRVEEFFLMSFSSLPTEIQSLLFLTFLIIYLVTLMGNSLIILVTLADPMLHSPMYFFLRNLSFLEIGLKLAVVPKMLGTLLAWDTAISFLGCATQMYFSFFFGVDECFLLATMAYDRYVAICSPLHYPVIMNQRTRAKLALASWFPGFPVATVQTTWLFSFPFCGTNKVNHFFCDSPPVLRLVCADTALFEIYAIVGTVLIVMTPCLLILCSYTRIAAAILK